The proteins below are encoded in one region of Bremerella sp. P1:
- a CDS encoding ABC transporter permease: MLKNIVLLLLIFAIFGVTSLIAPTFASGYNLDIMARWTGLYGIMAIGAAFVIIAGGIDLSMGSMVALIGVQFGILINDQQMNPYVAMVIVLVGAMLIGLGYGLLITKLKLQPFVVTLCGLLVLRSVARYLAHDDKISNFVSPDGGTDISFLTSADFLWIPLPLWMLLILGVLSALVLNKTTFGRYLKALGNNEQAARYSGINTDWITIAAYMVCSLMAGISAILFAIDLNSVGPNEAGTFYELYAIAAAVLGGCSLRGGTGSIVGVILGTAILRELYQAIETLQVSELEGTVIGFVILAGVIADEIIRRVVDARRRKQEAGAASG; encoded by the coding sequence ATGCTTAAGAATATCGTTCTATTGCTGTTGATCTTCGCCATCTTTGGCGTGACTTCACTCATCGCACCGACGTTCGCCAGCGGCTATAACCTCGACATCATGGCCCGCTGGACGGGCCTGTACGGGATCATGGCGATCGGGGCCGCGTTTGTGATCATCGCCGGAGGGATCGATCTGTCGATGGGATCGATGGTCGCACTGATTGGCGTGCAGTTCGGCATTCTGATCAACGACCAGCAAATGAACCCTTACGTGGCGATGGTTATCGTCCTGGTCGGCGCGATGCTGATTGGGCTCGGGTATGGGCTGTTGATCACGAAGCTGAAGCTTCAGCCATTTGTTGTTACGCTGTGCGGACTGCTCGTTCTACGGAGCGTTGCCCGGTATCTGGCGCACGACGATAAGATCTCGAACTTCGTCAGCCCGGATGGGGGCACTGATATCAGCTTTTTGACCTCGGCCGATTTCCTGTGGATACCGCTTCCCCTGTGGATGTTGTTGATCCTGGGGGTTCTCTCGGCATTGGTATTGAATAAGACCACCTTCGGGCGATATCTGAAAGCCTTGGGTAACAACGAACAGGCGGCTCGCTATAGCGGTATCAATACCGACTGGATCACGATCGCCGCGTACATGGTGTGTTCGTTGATGGCGGGCATCTCGGCCATTTTATTTGCGATCGACCTGAACAGCGTCGGCCCGAACGAAGCAGGCACCTTCTACGAACTGTACGCGATCGCCGCGGCCGTGCTCGGCGGGTGTAGTCTACGTGGTGGTACCGGTTCGATCGTGGGCGTGATCCTCGGCACGGCCATTCTGCGAGAGCTGTACCAGGCAATCGAAACGCTGCAGGTTTCGGAACTGGAAGGAACCGTCATCGGCTTTGTCATCCTGGCCGGCGTGATCGCCGACGAGATCATCCGCCGCGTGGTCGATGCCCGCAGGCGCAAGCAGGAAGCCGGCGCGGCAAGCGGGTGA
- the purQ gene encoding phosphoribosylformylglycinamidine synthase I, with product MAQPKALLIRSPGTNCDQETAYAFEQSGATADRVHLNRLLEKPELLHDYQILALSGGFSYGDDISAGRIVGSLLRHHLMDAVKKFHEDGKLILGICNGFQILIKTGLLLADDEQGLPSSTLAWNDCHMFQDRWVNLKTSGSKCVFLQGIDQMYLPVAHAEGRFVARDEATLDSLEAAGQLCLTYAANREGEDEVTFPDNPNGAQRHVAGVCDATGRIFGLMPHPERYIDKTHHPRWTRGEGTDPGEGLKVFQNAVAFFG from the coding sequence ATGGCTCAGCCTAAAGCCTTGTTGATTCGCTCGCCTGGTACCAACTGCGACCAGGAAACCGCTTATGCCTTTGAGCAGTCCGGTGCAACCGCCGATCGCGTGCACTTGAACCGCTTGCTGGAAAAGCCAGAGCTTTTGCACGACTATCAGATCCTCGCCCTCTCCGGCGGCTTCAGTTACGGCGACGACATTTCCGCCGGCCGGATCGTCGGCAGCTTGCTGCGTCATCACTTGATGGATGCCGTGAAGAAGTTTCACGAAGACGGCAAGCTGATCCTGGGCATCTGCAACGGCTTTCAGATCCTGATCAAAACGGGTCTGCTGCTGGCCGATGACGAACAAGGCCTGCCTTCCAGCACGCTGGCCTGGAACGACTGTCACATGTTCCAGGATCGTTGGGTCAACCTGAAGACCTCCGGCAGCAAGTGCGTCTTCCTGCAAGGCATCGACCAGATGTACCTCCCGGTCGCCCACGCCGAAGGCCGTTTCGTCGCCCGCGATGAAGCCACGCTCGACAGCCTGGAAGCCGCAGGCCAGCTCTGCTTGACCTACGCTGCCAATCGCGAAGGGGAAGACGAAGTCACTTTCCCCGACAACCCCAACGGTGCCCAGCGTCACGTCGCCGGCGTGTGCGATGCAACGGGTCGCATCTTCGGCCTGATGCCGCACCCAGAACGCTACATCGACAAAACGCACCACCCTCGCTGGACCCGCGGCGAAGGAACCGACCCTGGCGAAGGGCTGAAGGTATTCCAGAACGCTGTGGCGTTCTTTGGGTAA
- the purL gene encoding phosphoribosylformylglycinamidine synthase subunit PurL encodes MTLWEVDIYPASGHVDRLAASIVADAEDLQIATHLEIATAHGFLVQADFDADHIKLLADQLLVDNVVERAVVAQAGEAIMAETPSTLYDRLIYVMPKPGVMDPVAQSTQAAIADFGKPAEAVRTFRKYWIGGLDDAQTERLVTKLLANDSVEQVIYGPMDLERLSFGKSQPFELKTVNIRSLDDDHLQLLSKEGQLYLTLVEMQTIQKYFQELGRDPTDIELETVAQTWSEHCSHKTLAGKIAYKDEKQELHFDNMLKETIFAATQQIRKSLGDDDWCVSVFKDNAGIVTFNDEYNICFKVETHNHPSALEPYGGANTGIGGVIRDPMGTGMGAKPICNTDVFCFAPPETDPGSLPQGVLHPRRVMKGVVSGVRDYGNRMGIPTVNGAVYFDERYLGNPLVYCGNVGLIPVDMSFKEVKPNDLIVAVGGRTGRDGIHGATFSSAELTSESESLSGGAVQIGNAITEKMVLDVLLEARDRNLYNAVTDCGAGGFSSAVGEMGEELGAEVWLEKAPLKYKGLTYTEIWISEAQERMVLAVPEEKWPELQALFASEGSEAVVLGKFVPTGNLTLTYNGNTVGELDMRFLHDGRPPIVRDAVFTPPTTQPLALNGSDGKSLGDDLRKILSSLNVASKEWIIRQYDHEVQGGSVIKPLVGVQNDGPSDAAVVRPVLNSRKGIVLSCGMNPHFGDFDPYDMAASAIDEALRNCVAVGADPSKIAILDNFCWGYTDRPETLGTLVRAALACRDLAVALGTPFISGKDSLNNEFSYFDEHGDKKTIAIPSTLLISAMGQVDDVSTCVTMDLKQSGNRLYLVGLTKDEMGGSHWSVVNDKLGGQVPQVDTELAKKVFGGIHAAIGAKTVRACHDLSEGGLAVAVAEMAFAGGIGANISLDNIPHELESPSAVQLLYSESNTRFVCEVPEASAAEFEAALGEAPFAHIGQVAEHKELVVTHGETKLLDEPIELLKQAWQAPLNW; translated from the coding sequence GTGACATTGTGGGAAGTTGACATCTATCCCGCTTCGGGACACGTCGATCGATTGGCCGCCTCCATCGTTGCCGACGCCGAAGACCTGCAAATCGCCACCCATCTCGAAATTGCCACGGCGCACGGATTTCTCGTCCAGGCCGATTTCGACGCGGATCACATCAAGCTGCTCGCCGACCAACTGCTGGTCGACAACGTGGTGGAACGGGCTGTCGTAGCTCAGGCCGGGGAAGCCATCATGGCGGAAACGCCTTCGACGCTGTACGACCGCCTGATTTATGTCATGCCCAAGCCGGGCGTGATGGATCCCGTGGCCCAAAGTACCCAAGCGGCGATTGCCGACTTTGGCAAGCCTGCCGAGGCCGTTCGTACGTTCCGCAAATACTGGATCGGCGGACTGGACGACGCCCAAACCGAACGTCTGGTCACCAAGCTGCTGGCCAACGACTCGGTCGAACAGGTCATCTACGGTCCGATGGACCTGGAGCGTCTGTCGTTTGGCAAGTCGCAGCCATTCGAGCTGAAGACCGTCAACATCCGTTCGCTCGACGACGATCACCTGCAACTGCTCAGCAAGGAAGGTCAGCTCTACCTGACGCTGGTCGAAATGCAGACGATCCAGAAGTACTTCCAGGAATTGGGCCGCGATCCAACCGACATCGAGCTGGAAACGGTCGCTCAAACCTGGAGCGAGCACTGCAGCCACAAAACACTTGCCGGCAAGATCGCCTACAAAGACGAAAAGCAAGAGCTGCACTTCGACAACATGTTGAAGGAAACGATTTTCGCGGCGACCCAACAGATTCGTAAGAGCCTGGGAGACGACGACTGGTGCGTCAGTGTCTTCAAAGACAACGCCGGCATCGTCACCTTCAACGACGAATACAACATTTGCTTCAAGGTCGAAACGCACAATCACCCCAGTGCCCTGGAACCTTACGGTGGTGCCAACACCGGCATCGGTGGCGTGATTCGCGACCCGATGGGCACCGGCATGGGTGCCAAGCCGATCTGTAACACCGACGTTTTCTGCTTCGCTCCGCCTGAGACCGACCCCGGCAGCCTCCCGCAAGGTGTGCTGCACCCGCGTCGCGTCATGAAGGGTGTCGTCAGCGGCGTGCGAGACTACGGCAACCGGATGGGTATTCCTACGGTCAACGGTGCGGTCTACTTCGACGAACGTTACCTGGGCAATCCGCTGGTTTACTGCGGCAACGTCGGGCTGATCCCGGTCGATATGTCGTTCAAAGAAGTCAAGCCGAACGACCTGATCGTGGCCGTCGGTGGTCGCACAGGTCGCGATGGTATCCACGGTGCCACGTTCAGCTCGGCCGAACTGACCAGCGAAAGTGAATCCCTTTCCGGTGGTGCCGTACAAATCGGGAACGCGATCACCGAAAAGATGGTGCTCGACGTCCTGCTCGAGGCCCGCGATCGCAACTTGTACAACGCCGTGACCGACTGCGGTGCTGGTGGTTTCTCCAGTGCGGTCGGCGAAATGGGTGAAGAGCTCGGGGCCGAAGTCTGGCTCGAAAAGGCTCCCCTCAAGTACAAAGGTCTGACCTATACCGAAATCTGGATCAGCGAAGCCCAGGAACGTATGGTCCTGGCCGTGCCGGAAGAGAAGTGGCCTGAACTGCAAGCGTTGTTCGCCTCCGAAGGCAGCGAAGCCGTCGTGCTCGGCAAGTTCGTTCCGACCGGCAACTTGACGCTGACCTACAACGGCAACACGGTGGGCGAACTTGACATGCGGTTCCTGCATGATGGTCGCCCGCCGATCGTTCGCGATGCAGTCTTCACGCCGCCCACGACTCAGCCGCTGGCGCTCAACGGAAGCGATGGCAAGTCGCTTGGTGACGACCTTCGCAAGATCCTCAGCTCGCTCAATGTGGCCAGCAAGGAATGGATCATCCGCCAGTACGATCACGAAGTCCAAGGCGGTAGCGTGATCAAGCCCCTGGTCGGCGTGCAGAACGATGGCCCGAGCGATGCCGCCGTGGTTCGTCCTGTTCTGAACAGCCGCAAAGGCATCGTCCTTTCCTGCGGCATGAACCCGCACTTCGGCGACTTCGATCCGTACGACATGGCCGCTAGTGCCATCGACGAAGCCCTGCGAAACTGCGTTGCCGTGGGTGCCGATCCTTCCAAGATCGCGATCCTCGACAACTTCTGCTGGGGCTATACCGACCGACCGGAAACGCTTGGCACGTTGGTCCGCGCCGCCCTGGCGTGCCGTGACCTGGCCGTTGCCTTGGGGACACCGTTCATCAGCGGCAAGGACAGCCTGAACAACGAATTCAGCTACTTCGACGAGCACGGCGATAAGAAGACGATCGCCATTCCGTCGACACTGCTCATCAGTGCCATGGGGCAAGTCGACGACGTTTCGACCTGTGTGACCATGGACCTGAAACAGTCGGGCAACCGCTTGTACCTGGTCGGTCTGACCAAGGACGAAATGGGCGGTTCGCACTGGAGCGTGGTCAACGACAAGCTGGGTGGTCAGGTTCCTCAAGTCGATACCGAACTGGCCAAGAAAGTCTTCGGCGGCATTCACGCAGCCATCGGGGCCAAGACGGTTCGGGCATGTCACGACTTGTCCGAAGGTGGCCTGGCCGTGGCCGTCGCGGAAATGGCCTTCGCTGGTGGAATCGGAGCGAACATCTCGCTCGACAACATTCCGCACGAGTTGGAAAGCCCTTCGGCGGTTCAACTGCTGTACAGCGAATCGAATACACGTTTCGTCTGCGAAGTGCCGGAAGCCTCCGCAGCCGAGTTCGAGGCCGCACTTGGCGAAGCACCGTTTGCCCACATTGGTCAGGTCGCCGAGCACAAAGAATTGGTCGTCACCCACGGCGAAACCAAGCTGCTCGATGAACCGATCGAATTGTTGAAACAGGCTTGGCAAGCTCCCCTGAATTGGTAG
- a CDS encoding prephenate dehydrogenase has protein sequence MPEFQQVSILGVGLIGGSIGLAALKRKIAAKVVGIGRSEEKLAKAKRQGCISEGTTQWQAGIRGADLIVVCSPVESIVPLVEQLVPFCQPGTIITDAGSTKQKIVDTLHLSESIRGRKDVYFVGSHPMAGSDKSGSDFATADLFQNRVTIVTPVAETERTAKATVRKFWESLGSEVHEMSPSEHDAVVAATSHMPHVIAALVAASTPEAMLQFTSTGWADTTRIAAGDIDLWRQILTTNRGHVLQTLANFEKLLAAFRTSLEAGQEEHWIKLLKQGKHHRDIVGS, from the coding sequence ATGCCTGAATTTCAACAAGTATCGATTCTCGGTGTAGGGCTGATTGGCGGCTCGATTGGGTTGGCTGCGCTGAAGCGAAAAATCGCCGCCAAGGTGGTGGGCATCGGTCGCAGCGAAGAAAAGCTGGCCAAGGCCAAGCGGCAAGGATGCATCTCTGAGGGAACCACCCAGTGGCAGGCCGGCATTCGCGGCGCTGACTTGATCGTCGTATGCTCGCCGGTCGAGTCGATCGTCCCGCTGGTCGAGCAGTTAGTCCCCTTCTGCCAGCCCGGCACCATCATTACCGATGCCGGCAGCACCAAGCAGAAGATTGTGGACACCCTCCATTTGAGTGAGTCGATTCGCGGTCGCAAGGATGTCTACTTCGTAGGTAGCCATCCCATGGCCGGCAGCGACAAGAGCGGCAGCGATTTCGCCACCGCCGATCTGTTCCAAAATCGCGTTACGATCGTCACCCCCGTGGCGGAAACGGAAAGAACTGCCAAAGCGACTGTCCGCAAATTTTGGGAATCGCTCGGAAGCGAAGTCCACGAGATGAGCCCTAGCGAGCACGACGCGGTCGTGGCTGCTACGAGCCATATGCCCCACGTTATCGCGGCGTTGGTGGCAGCTTCCACCCCCGAAGCGATGCTCCAGTTTACCAGTACGGGTTGGGCCGATACCACGCGTATTGCGGCCGGAGACATCGATTTGTGGCGTCAGATCCTCACCACCAATCGGGGCCACGTCTTGCAGACGCTAGCGAACTTTGAGAAATTGCTGGCTGCCTTTCGAACCTCGCTGGAAGCAGGTCAAGAAGAGCATTGGATCAAGCTCCTAAAACAGGGAAAGCACCACCGTGACATTGTGGGAAGTTGA
- a CDS encoding type II secretion system F family protein codes for MLFSPRIRTGQLVQLCRRVGNQLQAGVDVRRVWQREAERSFGTQKRMMLEITESIDRGGAMHDAINRTGDYFPKLFRQMVELGDSTGHLDRIFLEMADQYEHQISLRRLFMAGILWPMIQLVLGILAIGVMIYVMGWVQEMGGTRVDPLGIGLVGAKGAAEYFAIVGTVFFLAYCVYFLWSRGQFSFLQLDRIVMNIPGLGTPIRTLCLSRVAWAMSLTIGGGMDIRKAMRLSLEASRSQYYEQFADQVDRELIAGEEIHDILRRTRSFPPDFLDVVETGEISGTLAESMEKLSELYQEKARAALNTLAVIGGVFIWLMIAALFIVVIFKLFFAVYLNPLQEILDNPMGNPRR; via the coding sequence ATGCTCTTTTCGCCACGTATTCGTACCGGCCAACTCGTTCAACTATGTCGCCGTGTCGGCAATCAGCTGCAGGCTGGGGTCGATGTTCGACGTGTGTGGCAGCGAGAAGCCGAGCGTTCTTTCGGCACGCAGAAGCGGATGATGCTTGAGATCACCGAGAGCATTGACCGAGGTGGGGCGATGCACGATGCGATCAATCGCACCGGCGATTATTTCCCGAAGCTCTTTCGGCAGATGGTGGAACTGGGGGATTCGACCGGACATCTGGATCGCATCTTCCTGGAAATGGCCGATCAGTACGAGCACCAGATCAGCCTGCGTCGTTTGTTCATGGCCGGCATCCTCTGGCCGATGATTCAGCTGGTGCTGGGGATTTTGGCGATCGGCGTCATGATTTATGTCATGGGCTGGGTGCAGGAGATGGGGGGGACGAGAGTCGATCCGCTGGGCATCGGGCTGGTTGGTGCCAAGGGAGCCGCCGAGTACTTTGCGATCGTCGGCACGGTTTTCTTTTTGGCGTACTGCGTCTACTTCCTGTGGTCGCGGGGCCAATTCAGCTTTCTGCAACTCGACCGCATCGTGATGAATATTCCTGGTCTGGGGACACCGATCCGAACGCTTTGTCTGTCGCGGGTGGCCTGGGCTATGTCGCTGACGATTGGCGGTGGGATGGATATCCGCAAGGCGATGCGATTGTCGCTAGAAGCCAGTCGTAGTCAGTACTACGAACAGTTTGCCGACCAGGTCGATCGCGAACTTATCGCCGGCGAAGAGATTCACGATATCTTGCGAAGGACACGTAGCTTCCCGCCTGACTTTTTAGACGTGGTTGAGACGGGCGAAATCTCGGGGACGCTGGCCGAGTCGATGGAGAAGCTTTCCGAACTTTATCAAGAGAAAGCCCGGGCCGCGCTCAATACGCTGGCTGTCATTGGCGGCGTGTTCATTTGGTTGATGATTGCGGCTTTGTTTATCGTGGTGATCTTCAAGCTGTTCTTCGCCGTGTATCTGAACCCACTGCAGGAAATACTGGATAACCCGATGGGTAATCCTCGCCGATAG
- a CDS encoding flotillin family protein, producing the protein MEYALLIAQDSGGLLDWFGSFWGIVSIIVILVVMAFFGFLILLQSQYKRCPSNRVLVVYGRTGGGKSAQTVHGGAKFVIPLIQDYAYLSLEPIQIEIPLRGALSSENIRVNVPSCFTVAIGTMPGVMDNAAVRLLGLTTNEIRKQAEELIFGQLRQVIASMRIEEINRDRDTFLEHIQRSLEPELNKIGLVLINVNITDITDESGYIDAIGQKAASLAIQQARGDVADNEKMGEIRVASAQRDREVEVANATKARMIGTREAEREQAIRIAELEKEQTVGERAAEFEREAKVKDAEREKRIRIADADAEAIIGERNAEYDREAKVKDAEREKRIRIAEADATAIEGENLSEAKVAASKAELAVKRAEAYERGEIRKREAEGAVQEAENRALAKAAVAEAERVEAEKRALLEAPAKAEKAKIEVDSAAEAAKRRILAQAEADAIYAKLEAEARGEYEKLAKKGEGLKAIVEACGSSKEAFQLMLLEHLDTLAESSAKAISNIKFDKVVVWEGGGQNGRSNTADWLSGMAKTLPPMMQVMKDIGGIELPEALVRYTEDPEALANGQGKPTETEPSAN; encoded by the coding sequence ATGGAATACGCCCTGTTAATCGCCCAAGACTCTGGTGGACTGCTCGACTGGTTCGGCAGTTTCTGGGGTATCGTCTCGATCATCGTTATCTTGGTCGTCATGGCTTTCTTCGGGTTTTTGATCCTGTTGCAAAGTCAGTACAAACGCTGCCCCAGTAACCGCGTGCTGGTCGTTTACGGTCGCACCGGCGGTGGCAAGTCGGCTCAAACGGTTCACGGTGGTGCCAAGTTCGTCATCCCGCTGATCCAGGACTACGCCTACTTGAGCCTGGAACCGATTCAGATTGAAATTCCGCTGCGTGGTGCTCTGTCGTCGGAAAACATCCGCGTCAACGTGCCTAGTTGCTTTACTGTCGCCATCGGCACCATGCCTGGCGTCATGGACAACGCGGCCGTTCGTTTGCTCGGCTTGACCACCAACGAGATCCGCAAGCAGGCCGAAGAATTGATTTTCGGTCAGCTGCGTCAGGTGATCGCGTCCATGCGGATTGAAGAAATCAACCGCGACCGCGATACGTTCCTCGAACACATTCAGCGTTCGCTCGAACCTGAACTCAACAAGATCGGCCTGGTGCTGATCAACGTGAACATCACCGACATCACCGACGAGTCAGGCTACATCGACGCCATCGGTCAGAAGGCTGCCTCGCTCGCCATTCAACAGGCTCGTGGTGACGTGGCCGACAACGAAAAGATGGGTGAAATTCGCGTCGCATCCGCTCAGCGTGATCGTGAAGTCGAAGTTGCCAATGCAACCAAGGCCCGAATGATCGGTACTCGCGAAGCCGAACGCGAACAGGCCATCCGTATCGCCGAACTCGAAAAAGAACAAACGGTCGGTGAACGTGCCGCCGAATTCGAGCGTGAAGCGAAGGTGAAAGATGCCGAGCGTGAAAAGCGTATTCGCATCGCCGACGCCGACGCCGAAGCAATCATCGGTGAACGCAACGCCGAGTACGACCGCGAAGCGAAGGTGAAAGACGCCGAACGCGAAAAGCGTATCCGCATCGCCGAAGCCGACGCGACCGCCATCGAAGGGGAAAACCTTTCGGAAGCCAAGGTCGCGGCCTCGAAGGCCGAGCTGGCCGTCAAACGGGCCGAAGCCTACGAACGCGGTGAAATCCGCAAGCGTGAAGCGGAAGGTGCCGTGCAAGAGGCCGAGAACCGTGCTCTTGCCAAAGCGGCCGTCGCTGAAGCCGAACGCGTGGAAGCCGAGAAGCGTGCGTTGCTCGAAGCTCCTGCCAAGGCCGAGAAAGCCAAGATCGAAGTCGATTCGGCCGCCGAAGCGGCCAAACGACGTATCCTGGCCCAAGCCGAAGCCGATGCGATCTACGCCAAACTGGAAGCCGAAGCCCGCGGTGAATACGAAAAGCTGGCCAAGAAGGGTGAAGGTTTGAAGGCGATCGTCGAAGCTTGCGGTAGCAGCAAGGAAGCCTTCCAGCTCATGCTCTTGGAACACCTCGATACGCTGGCCGAAAGCAGTGCCAAGGCGATCTCGAACATCAAGTTCGACAAGGTGGTCGTCTGGGAAGGTGGTGGTCAGAATGGTCGCTCGAACACGGCCGACTGGCTCAGCGGCATGGCCAAGACCTTGCCTCCAATGATGCAGGTCATGAAAGACATCGGCGGCATCGAACTGCCCGAAGCCCTGGTCCGCTACACGGAAGACCCCGAAGCGCTGGCCAACGGCCAAGGCAAGCCAACCGAAACCGAACCTTCGGCCAACTAA
- a CDS encoding REP-associated tyrosine transposase yields MANRRQPLEQLYIHFVTFSCYHRRRILEYDQANRVVLGCLNTNLKVHRGRCAGFVLMPDHVHALVWFDTLNQLPSFIQKWKHDSSYAIKEQYRRWAWSYGDAIGDDTPIWQRRYYSFEIYHPAKIQEKLDYMHMNPVRAKFALLPAQWRWSSARWYDKGKSVGVPISMPEF; encoded by the coding sequence ATGGCAAATCGACGGCAGCCTCTGGAACAACTCTACATTCATTTCGTGACGTTCAGTTGTTACCATCGCCGTCGAATACTTGAATACGATCAAGCGAATCGCGTCGTATTGGGTTGCCTGAACACAAACCTCAAAGTGCATCGCGGAAGATGTGCGGGATTCGTTCTGATGCCAGATCACGTCCATGCGCTGGTTTGGTTTGACACACTAAATCAGTTGCCGTCTTTCATTCAGAAGTGGAAACACGACTCGAGCTATGCCATCAAGGAGCAATATAGGCGTTGGGCCTGGAGCTACGGTGATGCCATTGGCGACGACACTCCCATTTGGCAACGGCGCTACTACAGCTTCGAAATCTATCACCCGGCGAAGATTCAGGAGAAACTGGACTACATGCACATGAACCCGGTACGGGCTAAGTTCGCATTGCTTCCGGCTCAGTGGCGATGGAGTTCTGCTCGGTGGTACGACAAAGGAAAAAGTGTCGGCGTTCCAATTTCGATGCCCGAATTCTAG
- a CDS encoding lactate racemase domain-containing protein — translation MPWISETAKEIKKPELLAILDRAIEEARERICGTPKRVLLLPPDITRMHSGSGWITEYFWEKLKDEAEIHVIPTLGQHEPHTPEQNKQMFGNIPNEIIHAHDWRDGCVKVGEISADFVKEISEGAADWAIPIWLNKMLMEEQWDLIINIGHVVPHEVLGFANHNKNYFIGLAGKDLICTSHMMAASCGIENNLGNLITPVRAVFNKAEEEMLGHLPDFYVQVVLARNEEGELVHTGIHIGDDLETYLNAAKQSRAENITVFDEPVKKIVCVMQGDEFFSTWVANKSVYRTRMAIADGGELLVIAPGLKRFGEQPDVDALIRKYGYQPTDKILELYKENEDMQDLAHGTAHLMHGTSEGRFTIRYAPGHLNQEEVEQVHFAYADYEETLKRYPIDKMKEGFNTMPDGEEIFFIATPSAGLWSTKEKLYNRKTGFAEV, via the coding sequence ATGCCTTGGATTTCCGAAACCGCAAAAGAAATCAAAAAGCCAGAGTTGCTTGCCATTCTCGACCGCGCGATCGAAGAAGCGCGTGAGCGGATCTGTGGCACCCCGAAGCGCGTTCTGCTGCTTCCTCCCGACATTACCCGCATGCACTCCGGGTCTGGCTGGATCACCGAGTACTTCTGGGAGAAACTGAAGGACGAAGCCGAGATCCACGTGATCCCGACCCTCGGTCAGCACGAGCCGCACACGCCAGAGCAGAACAAGCAGATGTTCGGCAACATCCCCAACGAGATCATCCACGCCCACGACTGGCGTGATGGGTGCGTGAAGGTGGGCGAGATCTCGGCCGACTTCGTCAAAGAGATCAGCGAAGGCGCTGCCGACTGGGCCATTCCGATCTGGCTCAATAAGATGCTGATGGAAGAACAATGGGACCTGATCATCAACATCGGTCACGTCGTCCCGCACGAAGTGCTCGGCTTTGCCAACCACAACAAGAACTACTTCATCGGCCTGGCCGGCAAGGACCTGATCTGCACTTCGCACATGATGGCCGCCAGCTGCGGGATCGAGAACAACCTCGGCAACCTGATCACGCCCGTGCGTGCCGTGTTCAACAAGGCCGAAGAAGAGATGCTCGGCCACCTGCCTGACTTCTACGTGCAAGTGGTTCTCGCTCGGAACGAAGAAGGCGAACTCGTTCATACCGGGATCCACATCGGCGACGACCTGGAAACCTACCTGAACGCCGCCAAACAGTCGCGGGCCGAGAACATCACCGTCTTCGACGAGCCGGTCAAGAAGATCGTCTGCGTCATGCAAGGCGACGAGTTCTTCAGCACCTGGGTTGCCAACAAGAGCGTCTACCGTACCCGCATGGCGATCGCCGACGGCGGCGAGCTGCTGGTGATCGCTCCTGGTCTGAAGCGTTTCGGCGAACAGCCTGACGTCGACGCACTGATTCGCAAGTATGGTTACCAGCCGACCGACAAGATCCTGGAACTGTACAAAGAAAACGAAGACATGCAGGACCTGGCTCACGGCACCGCTCACCTGATGCACGGCACGTCGGAAGGCCGCTTCACGATTCGCTACGCTCCAGGCCACTTGAACCAGGAAGAAGTCGAACAGGTTCACTTCGCCTACGCCGACTACGAAGAAACCTTGAAGCGTTACCCGATCGACAAGATGAAGGAAGGCTTCAACACGATGCCTGACGGCGAAGAGATCTTCTTCATCGCCACGCCATCGGCCGGTCTGTGGAGCACCAAAGAAAAGCTCTACAACCGCAAGACTGGCTTTGCTGAGGTCTAA